In Chryseobacterium camelliae, one DNA window encodes the following:
- a CDS encoding winged helix-turn-helix transcriptional regulator, whose amino-acid sequence MENEETICRGSCSENLSAVEDAIYVIGGKWKLKIIIVLQEFGNVRFNELQRTISGISARVLSNELKDLELNGFVKRIVHSEQTPVLVEYISTDYSKTLKPVIMSLSEWGKNHKQNIKADAF is encoded by the coding sequence ATGGAAAATGAAGAAACAATCTGCAGAGGAAGCTGTAGTGAAAACCTTTCTGCAGTTGAAGATGCCATTTATGTCATCGGCGGAAAATGGAAGCTGAAAATCATCATAGTATTACAGGAATTCGGGAATGTCCGTTTTAATGAACTGCAAAGGACCATCAGCGGAATTTCTGCAAGAGTCCTGTCCAACGAATTGAAAGATCTGGAACTGAACGGTTTTGTAAAACGGATCGTCCACAGTGAGCAGACGCCGGTTTTAGTGGAATACATTTCTACAGATTACAGCAAAACGCTGAAACCTGTTATCATGTCACTGTCGGAATGGGGAAAAAACCATAAACAGAATATTAAGGCAGATGCCTTTTAG
- a CDS encoding T9SS type A sorting domain-containing protein, which yields MNRKDFLKLVSLGGIGAPFYLNGMPSRFMNQFLDLQLSCDTVNDRALVILRLAGANDGLNTVIPISQYSTYAALRPNIKIASTGTGSYIPLDSTVASGKLVGLNPSMTGFKSLYDSGKLLLMNGVGYPNPNYSHFRSENLMFSGKDGTVNSDLLDGIFGRFLGALYPGLAGNPTTLNPDPLAIQMGNLNPCLFYEHTTEKNIEYNLTGFQSSIFSTLKLATSEYNDLLAYVKGVAASMDSYYDRVMQVFNAGNNSATAYPNSSLGKQLKTVARMIKGGSKTKIFQVNLSGLNTHVNQVQSGSPHLGTHANLLGDIAGSVAAFQADIQQLGIADKIMTVTFSEFGRQVRENGSTGTDHGDLAPFFVIGNAAAAGILGDHPVFTNQTSFYYNQNQRRYDYRQIFASLLQDWLGATTSLMITSELDYYVTGSQKVDVITGAQKASTVCTNLGTSEVISDQGIKVYPVPASQYIYVDFENRIQQHSVQYQILDMSGRIVLQQTEKLVSNRLEINVSAVPEGNYILKLKAGEAEIGKKIIISHH from the coding sequence ATGAACAGAAAAGATTTTTTAAAATTAGTTTCTCTCGGAGGTATAGGGGCTCCGTTCTACCTCAACGGCATGCCTTCAAGATTTATGAACCAGTTTCTGGATCTGCAGCTCAGCTGTGATACCGTTAATGACAGGGCTTTGGTTATCCTCAGGCTGGCCGGTGCCAATGACGGATTGAATACCGTGATTCCTATAAGCCAGTACAGTACGTATGCCGCACTGAGGCCAAATATTAAAATTGCCAGCACAGGAACCGGAAGCTATATTCCGCTGGACAGCACCGTCGCTTCCGGCAAGCTCGTTGGTCTGAACCCTTCGATGACCGGCTTTAAAAGCCTTTATGATTCCGGTAAACTCCTGCTCATGAACGGAGTAGGTTACCCAAACCCTAATTATTCACACTTCAGATCAGAAAACCTTATGTTTTCAGGTAAAGACGGAACCGTTAATTCTGATCTTCTGGACGGAATATTCGGCAGGTTTCTGGGGGCATTATATCCTGGCCTGGCAGGAAACCCAACCACGCTGAACCCGGATCCGCTCGCCATACAGATGGGAAACCTTAATCCATGCCTGTTCTATGAGCATACAACCGAAAAAAACATCGAGTATAACCTCACCGGATTCCAGTCCAGCATTTTCAGCACCTTAAAGCTGGCCACTTCAGAATATAATGACCTTTTGGCCTATGTGAAAGGCGTTGCAGCCAGTATGGACTCTTATTATGACCGTGTCATGCAGGTCTTTAATGCCGGAAATAATTCCGCGACAGCATATCCGAACTCTTCATTAGGAAAACAGCTTAAAACCGTTGCCCGAATGATTAAAGGGGGAAGTAAAACCAAAATTTTCCAGGTCAACCTCAGCGGATTGAATACCCACGTGAATCAGGTACAGTCAGGCAGTCCCCATCTGGGTACGCATGCCAATCTCCTGGGTGATATTGCAGGCTCCGTTGCAGCCTTCCAGGCAGACATCCAGCAGCTCGGCATTGCAGATAAGATTATGACGGTTACTTTCAGCGAATTCGGAAGACAGGTACGTGAAAATGGAAGTACAGGCACAGATCATGGTGACCTAGCCCCGTTTTTTGTCATTGGTAATGCAGCAGCGGCCGGCATTTTGGGAGATCATCCTGTATTCACCAATCAGACCAGCTTTTATTACAACCAGAACCAGAGGAGGTATGATTACCGGCAGATTTTTGCTTCATTGCTGCAGGACTGGCTGGGAGCAACCACCAGCCTGATGATTACTTCCGAACTCGATTATTACGTTACCGGCAGCCAGAAAGTGGATGTGATTACCGGAGCACAGAAAGCAAGCACAGTCTGCACCAACCTGGGAACATCAGAGGTAATTTCTGACCAGGGGATTAAGGTATATCCGGTTCCGGCAAGCCAGTATATTTACGTAGATTTTGAAAACAGAATACAACAGCATAGTGTGCAATACCAGATCCTGGATATGAGCGGAAGGATTGTGCTGCAGCAGACTGAAAAACTGGTTTCCAACCGGCTTGAGATCAATGTTTCAGCGGTTCCGGAAGGAAATTATATTTTAAAACTGAAGGCGGGAGAGGCCGAAATCGGTAAGAAAATTATTATTTCCCACCATTAA
- a CDS encoding DUF1800 family protein — MPSLTPKTNALGFANAYHLLRRTTYNITKAKILDFAAKTPQQALTELFTFNNPVPPSPLNNAGETIVPTAANPTITDSQNTANSVKNDLYWWLYCAVKDPSAQYKIAYFLHILFIADDDASFWTNFDYKELLRFHVNGSLKDLAFRVTQNPRMLLYLNNNLNQNTSPNQNYAREFLELFTILKGPQIATGNYTNYTETDVQQAARVLTGFSLTSSIHLDKNARLTSVDSVTQIPTGQVKVNTHDTGTKTFSAAFGSQSITGGTTETTIKAELQNYINMIFDKDETAKAYCRRIYRYFVGREITSAIETGIIVPLAAALKADNYNIIPAITTLLKSKHFYDEEDSVAGDQTIGNIIRNPVELYLHMFSLLNLQIPLYTANPSAIHSLMGVVTNYASNAGMPVFRPQSVNGYSGYSSSPNYDKNWITTSSLRIRYNNTIDYLINGLTYNGFTFKLYNAPFVKDSGYFSNPGDTDTLVTEFLQMMFVEVPTGDRYNYFKNVFLNNLSTINWLNEWNNYISTGNANNVKIPIDRLVKAMIKSPEFQII; from the coding sequence ATGCCTAGTCTAACGCCTAAAACAAATGCGCTGGGATTTGCAAATGCCTATCATCTCCTGAGACGCACCACCTACAATATTACGAAAGCCAAAATTCTGGACTTCGCTGCGAAAACGCCACAACAGGCGCTGACAGAATTGTTTACTTTTAACAATCCGGTTCCACCCTCACCACTCAACAATGCCGGTGAGACCATTGTGCCCACAGCGGCCAATCCTACGATTACCGACAGCCAGAATACAGCCAACAGTGTAAAGAATGATCTCTACTGGTGGCTCTATTGTGCGGTAAAAGATCCTTCGGCACAGTATAAAATTGCCTATTTCCTTCACATTCTTTTTATTGCTGACGATGATGCTTCCTTCTGGACTAATTTTGATTATAAAGAGCTCTTAAGATTTCACGTCAACGGGAGCCTCAAAGATCTTGCCTTTCGGGTCACCCAGAATCCAAGAATGCTACTGTACCTCAATAACAATCTTAACCAGAATACCAGCCCCAATCAAAATTACGCACGGGAATTCCTGGAACTTTTTACGATTTTAAAAGGCCCACAGATCGCTACAGGAAACTATACCAACTATACGGAAACTGATGTGCAACAGGCAGCCAGGGTGTTGACGGGTTTTTCACTGACCTCATCCATACATCTTGACAAAAATGCAAGGCTTACTTCTGTAGATTCTGTTACCCAAATTCCCACCGGGCAGGTTAAGGTGAATACCCATGATACAGGGACCAAAACTTTTTCTGCGGCATTCGGTTCTCAGTCTATTACCGGGGGAACTACCGAAACAACAATCAAAGCAGAGCTTCAGAATTATATCAATATGATTTTTGACAAAGATGAAACGGCAAAAGCATACTGCAGAAGGATCTACCGCTATTTCGTGGGTAGGGAAATTACTTCGGCTATAGAAACAGGGATTATTGTCCCACTTGCAGCAGCGCTTAAAGCTGACAACTATAATATCATCCCTGCCATTACCACACTTCTGAAAAGCAAACATTTTTATGATGAAGAAGACAGTGTGGCCGGTGATCAGACCATCGGAAACATCATAAGAAATCCTGTTGAGCTGTACCTTCATATGTTCTCGCTGCTTAATCTTCAGATCCCGTTATATACTGCCAACCCTTCCGCGATACACAGCCTGATGGGCGTGGTGACCAATTATGCTTCCAATGCAGGAATGCCGGTTTTCAGGCCGCAATCGGTCAACGGCTACTCAGGATATTCAAGCAGCCCTAATTATGACAAAAACTGGATTACCACTTCTTCCCTCAGGATACGCTACAACAATACGATTGACTACCTGATCAACGGGCTGACTTACAACGGTTTCACCTTTAAACTATACAACGCTCCGTTTGTAAAAGACAGCGGTTATTTTTCTAATCCGGGAGATACAGATACCCTGGTTACGGAATTTCTGCAGATGATGTTTGTGGAAGTACCTACCGGTGACCGTTACAATTATTTCAAAAATGTATTCCTGAATAACCTCAGCACCATCAACTGGCTCAATGAATGGAACAACTACATCAGTACGGGGAATGCCAACAATGTGAAAATCCCTATCGACAGACTGGTAAAAGCTATGATTAAATCGCCTGAATTTCAAATAATCTAA
- a CDS encoding SDR family oxidoreductase, with the protein MNLYTQPMLREGALKDKVAIVTGGGSGLGKAMTKYFLELGAKVVITSRNLEKLRVTAAELEEQTGGNVLCVACDVRNWDEVEVMKEAALKAFGKIDILLNNAAGNFISPTERLTHSAFDSILDIVLKGTKNCTLSIGKHWIDSKTQGTVLNIVTTYSWTGSAYVVPSACAKAGVLAMTRSLAVEWAKYGIRFNAIAPGPFPTKGAWDRLLPGDLQEKFDMKKKVPLRRVGEHQELANLAAYLVSDYSAYMNGEVVTIDGGEWLQGAGEFNMLEDVPQEMWDALEAMIKAKKSN; encoded by the coding sequence ATGAATCTGTACACACAGCCTATGCTCCGCGAAGGAGCCCTTAAAGATAAAGTTGCTATAGTAACCGGCGGCGGAAGTGGTCTCGGAAAAGCCATGACCAAATATTTCCTGGAACTGGGTGCAAAAGTTGTTATTACCTCCAGAAACCTCGAAAAACTCCGGGTCACTGCCGCAGAACTTGAAGAACAGACCGGAGGAAATGTGCTTTGTGTGGCCTGTGACGTTAGAAACTGGGACGAGGTGGAAGTTATGAAGGAAGCGGCGCTGAAAGCATTCGGCAAAATTGATATCCTGCTGAACAATGCCGCAGGAAATTTTATTTCCCCTACGGAACGGCTTACACACTCTGCTTTCGACTCCATTCTCGATATTGTCCTTAAGGGTACTAAAAACTGCACACTTTCCATTGGAAAGCACTGGATCGATTCAAAAACGCAGGGAACAGTTCTTAATATTGTTACCACATATTCCTGGACAGGATCTGCTTATGTGGTACCTTCTGCCTGTGCTAAGGCAGGTGTACTGGCCATGACAAGATCTCTCGCAGTAGAATGGGCCAAATACGGCATCCGTTTCAATGCCATTGCGCCGGGACCGTTTCCTACCAAAGGAGCGTGGGACAGGCTGCTGCCGGGAGACCTTCAGGAAAAATTCGATATGAAGAAAAAAGTTCCTTTGAGAAGGGTAGGTGAGCACCAGGAACTGGCCAATCTTGCAGCATACCTGGTATCGGATTATTCTGCCTACATGAACGGCGAGGTAGTCACTATAGACGGAGGAGAGTGGCTTCAGGGAGCAGGGGAATTCAATATGCTGGAAGATGTTCCTCAGGAAATGTGGGATGCCCTGGAAGCAATGATCAAGGCCAAGAAATCAAACTGA
- a CDS encoding M1 family metallopeptidase has translation MNLKSRILVPSLAALFFTAAKAQEAPKYEYTEAFKPFFYPQTGTETRSASGQPGHVYWQNAVNYNLDISLNDAQDELTGTAEIIYTNNSPDNLGFLWLQLDQNLFKKDSRGNAIVPLSGSRNGAHGEDFDGGYRIKSVKLDGKDVRYTVSDTRMQIDLPKELKSRGGVAKIKIEYSFKSPKYGSDRMGIQDTKNGKIFTIAQWYPRMCVYDDVLGWNTMPYLGASEFYLEYGDITANITVPASHYVVASGELLNAKEVYTKEQNNRWEQARYSDKTVMIRPESEIGKTQAAGTKTWKFRINQARDFAWASSAAFILDAARINLPGGKKSLAISAYPAESAGEKAWGRSTEYTKAAIEHYSAKWYGYTYPAATNVAGNEGGMEYPGIVFCHMDSKGEELWGVTDHEFGHNWFPMIVGSNERLFAWMDEGFNTFINELSTEAFNKGEYYRKKNIAQAGGYIMNDNFEPIMVGPDNMKENSIGVLAYFKPGMGLQILRETILGPEKFDKAFRTYIDRWAFKHPTPWDFFHTMENVSGEELNWFWRGWFMNKWKIDQAVKNVKYVNGDFKSGAQITVENLGQLPMPTTVQVKFKDGTTQIVKLPVEVWKRNREWTFKVDSAKEIEQVKLDPESAIPDTNSKNNVWTWDTAQTKPVEKINIKDFTGTFGSKQVPVKITFAEKNNQLYAQATGQPEFPLEYTGDNTFTFEQAQISLKFSQDRKTITFSQGGRDFTFTKE, from the coding sequence ATGAATTTAAAATCCCGAATTCTCGTTCCTTCGCTTGCTGCTCTGTTCTTTACAGCAGCAAAAGCCCAGGAAGCTCCCAAATATGAGTACACAGAAGCATTCAAACCGTTTTTCTATCCTCAGACCGGTACGGAGACCCGTTCGGCAAGCGGACAGCCAGGACATGTCTATTGGCAGAATGCCGTAAACTACAACCTGGACATCTCCCTTAACGATGCCCAGGATGAACTTACAGGAACGGCAGAAATCATCTATACGAATAACAGCCCTGATAATCTGGGATTCCTTTGGCTGCAGCTGGATCAGAATCTGTTTAAAAAAGATTCCAGAGGAAATGCAATAGTGCCGTTATCAGGAAGCAGAAACGGTGCTCACGGAGAAGATTTTGACGGAGGTTACCGGATAAAATCCGTTAAGCTGGATGGTAAAGATGTACGTTATACTGTTTCCGATACCAGGATGCAGATCGATCTGCCGAAAGAATTAAAGTCCAGAGGCGGAGTGGCAAAAATAAAGATTGAATATTCATTCAAATCTCCAAAATACGGTTCCGACAGGATGGGAATCCAGGACACTAAAAACGGAAAAATCTTTACCATAGCCCAATGGTATCCGAGAATGTGCGTATATGATGATGTGCTGGGCTGGAATACCATGCCTTATCTGGGGGCCTCTGAATTCTATCTGGAATACGGAGATATTACGGCGAACATCACCGTTCCTGCCAGCCATTATGTCGTTGCTTCCGGAGAGCTGCTCAATGCTAAAGAAGTCTATACTAAGGAACAGAATAACCGCTGGGAGCAGGCCAGGTACAGTGATAAGACGGTGATGATCCGCCCTGAATCTGAAATCGGAAAAACCCAGGCGGCCGGAACCAAAACCTGGAAGTTCAGAATAAACCAGGCCAGGGACTTCGCTTGGGCGTCTTCTGCAGCATTCATCCTGGATGCAGCAAGGATCAATCTTCCCGGCGGAAAGAAATCGCTGGCGATCTCGGCTTATCCTGCTGAAAGTGCCGGTGAAAAAGCCTGGGGAAGGTCTACAGAGTATACCAAAGCGGCCATTGAACACTATTCTGCCAAATGGTACGGATACACGTATCCTGCGGCTACCAATGTTGCCGGAAATGAAGGAGGAATGGAATATCCGGGAATCGTATTCTGCCATATGGATTCCAAGGGTGAGGAACTTTGGGGCGTAACCGACCATGAGTTCGGGCACAACTGGTTCCCGATGATCGTGGGCTCAAACGAAAGATTGTTTGCCTGGATGGATGAGGGATTCAATACGTTCATCAATGAATTATCTACGGAAGCATTCAATAAAGGTGAATATTACCGGAAAAAGAATATTGCCCAGGCAGGAGGATATATCATGAACGATAATTTTGAGCCGATCATGGTAGGACCAGATAACATGAAGGAAAACAGCATCGGTGTTCTGGCTTACTTTAAGCCCGGAATGGGGTTGCAGATCCTCAGGGAAACGATCCTTGGCCCGGAGAAATTCGATAAGGCATTCAGGACGTACATTGACCGTTGGGCATTTAAACACCCTACGCCATGGGATTTTTTCCATACCATGGAAAATGTTTCCGGGGAGGAGCTGAACTGGTTCTGGAGAGGATGGTTTATGAACAAATGGAAAATAGACCAGGCCGTTAAAAATGTAAAATATGTAAACGGAGACTTCAAGAGCGGAGCACAGATCACAGTGGAAAACCTGGGTCAGCTGCCGATGCCAACAACTGTTCAGGTGAAGTTCAAAGACGGGACTACACAGATCGTGAAACTTCCTGTTGAAGTATGGAAACGCAACAGGGAATGGACCTTTAAAGTAGATTCTGCGAAAGAAATTGAGCAGGTGAAACTGGACCCGGAATCGGCCATTCCGGATACCAACAGCAAGAATAATGTATGGACATGGGATACTGCACAGACAAAGCCGGTAGAAAAAATTAATATAAAAGATTTTACCGGAACATTCGGCAGCAAGCAGGTTCCTGTAAAAATTACTTTTGCAGAGAAGAATAACCAGTTATATGCCCAGGCAACCGGGCAGCCGGAATTTCCACTGGAGTATACAGGAGATAATACCTTCACTTTCGAGCAGGCACAGATCTCGCTTAAGTTCAGCCAGGATAGGAAGACCATTACGTTCTCACAGGGCGGCAGGGATTTTACCTTTACCAAAGAATAA
- a CDS encoding endonuclease/exonuclease/phosphatase family protein, with the protein MNFRFSAVCLMLAAMMFSQDLKVMSFNIRLQVDSDKENAWTQRKQDALDLISYYHPDYFGVQEALPEQMKDLKTGLKNYDYVGVGRDDGKEKGEFSAIFYDTARLQVLKSGTFWLSETPEKPSRGWDAALNRICTYAVFRDKKSKKEFLAMNLHFDHIGNVARVKSSELILKKIAEINPGNLPVTVSGDFNLTEDSEPIKIMSKNLQDTYYHSQTKHYGPKGTFTGFNVNEIPKERIDYIFVKGFKIKSHRHINDRRENLLYPSDHFPVMTELSF; encoded by the coding sequence ATGAATTTCAGATTTTCAGCAGTATGCCTGATGCTGGCAGCAATGATGTTTTCACAGGATCTCAAGGTGATGAGCTTCAATATCAGGCTGCAGGTAGATTCGGATAAGGAAAATGCATGGACGCAAAGAAAACAGGATGCCCTGGATTTGATCAGTTATTACCATCCGGATTATTTTGGAGTACAGGAAGCGCTTCCTGAGCAGATGAAGGATCTTAAAACCGGTCTGAAAAACTATGATTATGTAGGCGTAGGAAGGGATGACGGTAAGGAAAAGGGAGAATTTTCAGCCATCTTTTATGATACGGCAAGGTTACAGGTATTGAAGTCGGGAACCTTCTGGCTTTCTGAGACTCCTGAGAAACCTTCCAGAGGATGGGATGCTGCCCTTAACAGGATCTGCACCTATGCAGTTTTCAGGGATAAAAAATCGAAAAAGGAATTCTTGGCGATGAACCTTCACTTTGACCATATCGGAAATGTGGCACGGGTAAAATCTTCGGAACTGATTTTAAAAAAGATTGCAGAAATCAATCCTGGAAACCTCCCGGTAACCGTAAGCGGAGATTTTAACCTGACTGAAGATTCAGAACCCATCAAAATCATGTCCAAAAACCTTCAGGATACCTATTACCATTCCCAAACGAAACATTACGGTCCTAAAGGAACCTTTACCGGCTTCAACGTAAATGAAATTCCGAAAGAAAGAATTGACTATATTTTTGTAAAAGGATTTAAGATCAAATCCCACAGGCATATTAATGACAGAAGGGAAAACCTACTGTATCCGTCAGACCATTTCCCGGTAATGACAGAACTTTCTTTTTAA
- a CDS encoding response regulator transcription factor — protein sequence MIIFCGRKSISKPLQPVLLICFFNALCIFYRLVSEDIAGAITNQFPYQIGILDIMMPNMDGFSLAKIILKVHPKFPILFLTAKNQKIDRLTGLKIGADDYIAKPCDPEELVLRIRNILKRTLPNTKTQIRIGQYHLDTEKLLLSHPSENIRLTIRELQLLLYLLRYNHKTIKRDDILDSLWEINDYFTGRSLDVFISRLRKYFQHDPEIKIQSLRGIGFEVDFPM from the coding sequence ATGATAATATTCTGTGGAAGAAAAAGCATAAGCAAACCCCTACAACCGGTCCTGCTCATCTGTTTTTTTAATGCTCTTTGCATTTTTTACAGACTGGTTTCCGAAGATATTGCAGGAGCCATTACAAACCAGTTTCCATACCAGATCGGGATCCTGGACATCATGATGCCGAATATGGACGGTTTTTCCCTAGCAAAAATAATTCTGAAAGTCCATCCGAAATTTCCTATCCTCTTTTTAACTGCCAAAAACCAGAAAATTGACCGTCTCACCGGACTGAAAATAGGAGCCGATGATTATATCGCAAAACCCTGCGACCCGGAAGAGCTCGTACTGCGGATCAGGAATATTCTGAAACGGACACTACCCAATACCAAAACACAGATCAGGATCGGACAGTATCATCTGGATACAGAAAAACTGCTGCTTTCGCACCCGTCTGAAAACATCCGTCTCACGATCCGGGAATTGCAGCTGCTATTGTACCTGTTGCGGTATAATCATAAAACCATAAAAAGAGATGATATCCTGGACAGCTTATGGGAAATCAATGACTATTTCACAGGAAGGAGCCTCGATGTCTTTATCAGCCGGTTGAGGAAATATTTCCAGCATGATCCCGAAATCAAAATCCAATCCCTGAGAGGAATTGGATTTGAAGTTGACTTCCCAATGTAA